One genomic segment of Pleurocapsa minor HA4230-MV1 includes these proteins:
- a CDS encoding dTDP-4-dehydrorhamnose 3,5-epimerase, whose product MGLITGVSVETIKSIQGGMIEFYNLQSSNETMVVKVPANTIDDLFVHKQQTDQLLVVKGSFVLVILYDRQYQYIPLTEELPQVVTIPRGILHGTINLSDRDCLLVNAVLRHGQPSPRDYQPMVRPFPYDLAEAKLSLERIRATIAV is encoded by the coding sequence ATGGGATTAATAACAGGTGTAAGTGTTGAGACAATTAAATCTATTCAAGGAGGAATGATCGAATTTTATAATCTTCAATCTAGTAACGAAACGATGGTGGTAAAAGTACCAGCCAATACTATTGACGATCTTTTTGTCCATAAGCAGCAGACAGATCAGCTATTAGTAGTTAAGGGGAGTTTTGTTCTAGTAATTTTATACGATCGCCAATATCAATATATTCCGCTGACGGAAGAATTACCCCAGGTAGTGACTATTCCTAGAGGAATTTTGCATGGCACAATTAATTTAAGCGATCGCGATTGTCTATTGGTTAATGCAGTATTACGTCATGGTCAACCCAGTCCAAGAGATTATCAGCCCATGGTCAGACCTTTTCCTTATGATTTGGCAGAAGCTAAACTCAGTTTGGAACGTATAAGAGCAACAATTGCAGTTTAA